The Myroides phaeus DNA segment TGATCGCTGAGGCGAGTGAGGATACGCCTACTGCTTTACCTACGCTTAATTTGGGTACAATTACCTTGAGTAACAGTAAGGTTTTATTTGATGATGCAGACAATAAAATGTATGCTAAATTAACTCTTGGCGAGTTCTTAGCGAGTTTTGACGGTCTTGATTTGGTTAATCAACAGATAGATATCAACGAGATAAAACTGGACGATACAACGGGTGTTGTTCGTTTGTTGCCTAATAAAGAGGCTAAAACTGCTGAAAAGAAAGAGGACACTACTACTGCTGAACCTGCTGCTGAGGAGGTGAAAACAGAGGAGGTGCCTTGGAAATTGGGTATTAAGGAATTAGCGTTGAACAAGATTAACGTGAAATATGACGATTCAAACGTGAAACCAGTGGCGTTTGGTTTAGACCCTAACCACATTGAAATTACGGATTTGAACTTCAAGTTGAAAGACTTCCAGTTTTCTTCGACGAATATCGTGGGTAACTTAGAACGCTTTTCTTTTAATGAGCAAAGTGGACTAAAATTAGACAATTTTAAGACGTATTTCTTGTATGGTGAACAAACGGCTTTTATTAAAGATTTTGTTCTTGAAACGCCTAATACACACATAAAGTCAAATATTATTTTAAACTATGTTGATGTTAATAAATTAGTGGATGATATTGCTAATATGTCGATTGACGCTACTATTGAGGATTCTCATTTAGGATTACAAGACGTGTATTTAGCAATGCCTACTGTTTTTGACGAGGCTGGTTTGAAGGGAATGAACAACAAGACGTTTACGTTTGATGCAAAGGTAAAAGGGGTGGTTGACGACCTAACGATTGATAAATTAATGGTTACTGGTTTGCAATCTACTGTGCTTAATGTGCAAGGGGGAATTAAAGGATTACCGGTTCCGGAAAAGACAATCGTTGATTTAAAAATAAACAAAGTACAAACATCGGCTAAGGATATTATGGGGGTGGCGCCTAAAGGTGTGGTTCCTGATAATATTCAGATTCCTGCTCATATGACTTTAAACGGTTTTGTGAAAGGGGGGATGCAGGCTATTCAAACCCAATTGGCGTTGAAAACAACGGCTGGTAATGTGGATTTGAAGGCTTCTTTAGACCAACGTAGAAAAGGAAAAGAGAAGTATTCGCTATTAGCGGATGTGAAGGAGTTGCAAGTGGGTAGTTTGATTAAAAACGATTCTATTGGCAACTTAACAATGCGTATTCAGGCGGATGGAACGAGCTTTGAACCTACTTCTGCTAATGCTACTGCGGTGATTGATGTGGCTAAAGCGGAGTTTAATGGGTATACGTACAACAATCTTAAAGTGGATGGTGCGGTTGAAAACGGAAAGTACAAGGTTACTTCTGTGAACAATGATCCGAACCTGACTTTTGACTTGCAAGCGGATGGGGTGTGGACAGAGCAAGGGATTAGCTTGAATATGTTGGGTGATTTTAAACATATCGACTTACATAAGTTACATATCGAAGATAAACCTGCCGTGTTCTCTGCGGTGGTGGATGCGAAGATGAATAACGTAATGCCTGATGATTTAGACGGACAATTGCGTTTGAAAGACGTGAACTTTATTTCTGCAGAACGCGCGTATTCGCTATTGCCAATTGAGCTGACAGCAACGGCTAAGGAGGCGTATAGAGAGATGAACTTGACTTCTCAGTTGATTGATTTCAACATCAAAGGGGAGTATAAGTTGACGGAATTAGGTGATAAGATTGGAAAGACAATTGCGCATTATTTTGATAGTGATGGCGAGGTAGAAAAACCGGCTAAGGAAGGGGAACATAAAGCCGATAACCAACATTTTACGTACACGATTAACGTAAAGGATAATCCGATTATTCACAAGATAGTTCCTGAGTTAACGGATATTAAACCGATTGCGTTTAGTGGAAAATACGATGCTGATTCAAACTATATTAGTTTAACAGGGAATATTCCGCTTTTGAAATATGGCGATAATGAGATTACAAATATTAGTGTTGATGTAAAACCATATTATACTGCATTGGGGTATAGCTTTAGTGTAGAGCGAATTGCCAATGCGAGTATTGGGTTGAGACGCTTGAATTTGAAAGGGGCAGTACAGGATAACAAATTGGCGTATGACTTGAACTTGAAAGATAGTGCGGGTGCGTTGTGTTATGTTATTTCGGGTGAACTGGCAATGGATGAAAAGGATATGGTTATGAAGTTGTATCCGAATGGGTTTATGCTTGATTACGCAAAATGGGATGTTAATCCAGATAACCGTTTTGTGATTAAACCGGAAGGGTTCTATGTGAAGGATTTTGTATTGACACAAGGGAAAAGTGCTCTTGTCATCGAATCAGAACAAGAGAAAGTGAATAGTCCGCTTAGCATCAAGTTTAAAGAGTTTAGCATTGAAACGCTGACTAAAATGGTGAAGAAAGACGTGCTATTGGCAAGTGGTTTCATCAACGGTGAGGTGAATTTGAAAGACTTGACAACGGATATGCGATTTGTATCTGATATTGATATTCGCGATTTACACGCAATGGAGATTGCAATGGGGAATTTACACGTTGGTGTGAAAAATGAAAGTGCGAGCAAGTTCTTAGCAGATGTAGTTTTAGAAGGAGGCGACAATAGAATTGAGTTAGACGGATGGGCAGATGCAGATACCAAAGAGATGAGTTTAGACATTGATTTGGCTAAGCTTCAAATGGATGCTTTTGAGTATTTTGCAAAGGAACATATTTCAAATGCTGAAGGGTATTTTAACGGGAAACTGAATGTGGGTGGTAAGTTTGATGATCCTCGTGTTTTAGGGGCATTGAACTTCAATAACATTGGGTTACACGTGAATGACTTGAATGCGGATTTTAAAAATATTAATGAAAAGATATCGTTTACAAATAGGGGTATTGAGCTGGATAAGTTTAGTATCACAGATGTGGATGGTAACTTATTAGTGATCGATGGTCAGATATTGACTAAGGCGTACCAAGACTTTAAGTTTAATTTGTTGATTACAGCGTTAGACTTTAAAGCGGTTAATTCAACCGTGAAGGACAATGATATGTACTACGGAACATTGGTGTTTGATACGCGTATTTCGATTCAAGGTGATTTGAATAAACCTGTGGTTACAGGGGGAATTGAGATTGGTAAAAAGACCGACTTTACGTTTGTAATGCCACAAGAGGATCCGAGTATTGCGGATAGAGAGGGAATCGTAGAGTTTGTTGATCAAGAGAGTTTGCAAGTGGCAGAGATGAAGAAGTACGAGGATGATTTTAACAACTCTGCTTTGAAAGGATTGGATGTTTCTTTGGCGATTAAAGTTGACAAAGATGCGGCTTTTACAATGGTGATGGATAAGTCAAGTGGAGATAAGATATTGCTGAAAGGAAATGCTGACTTAGTTGGAGGGATTGACCCGTCTGGTAAGGTAACATTGGCTGGTAGATACGAGTTCTCTGAGGGAGCGTACGACTTGTCGTTTAATATGCTAAAACGTCGTTTTGAGGTTGAAAAGGGTAGTTATATTATTTGGGCAGGTGATCCTACTGATGCTACGTTGAACTTAACGGCGATTTACGAAACAAGTACAGCGCCTATGGACTTGTTAGGAGGACAGTTAAGTGGTCTTTCGCCAACGCAACAGAATATGTACAAACAGCGTATTCCGTTCCAGGCTCTTTTGAAAATGGAAGGGGAGTTGTTGAAACCAGAGATATCGTTTGACTTGCGCTTGAAAGAGGGCATTACAAGTGTTTCTGGTGATGTGATTAACAACACAAAAACCAAGTTAGAACAGTTGAGAACGAATGAGTCTGAAATGAACAAGCAGGTGTTTGCCTTGTTGTTGTTAAACAGATTTATTGGTGAGAATCCGTTTGAAAGTAGCGCGGGTGGAATGACAGCAGGGGCTATGGCACGTCAGAGTGTGAGTAGATTGCTTTCAGATCAATTGAACAACTTGGCGAGTAATCTTATTTCTGGAGTGGAGCTAAACTTTAACTTGGAGTCAAGTGAGGATTTCTCATCTGGAAATAGAGAGAATAGAACGGATTTAAACGTGGCAGTTTCTAAGCGTTTGTTCTCGGATCGACTTAAAGTAACGGTTGGAAGTAGTTTTGAGGTTGAAGGAAACCAACGCCAGAATGAACAGGCAAATAATATTGCTGGGGATATTGAGTTAGAGTATGCGTTGTCTAAAGATGGGCGTTACCTAATGCGTGTGTACCGCAAAAATAGATATGAGGTTGCCTTACAAGGGCAGATTGTAGAAACAGGGGTAGGATTTATTATAACGATGAGTTACGAGAAGTTTAAAGAGCTATTTGAAAATTCAAGAGATAAAAGACAATTAAAAAAACGACTGAGAGATGAAGTTAAAGATGAAAAGTAGGTTTACACATATTTTAGTAGGTGGTGTTGTTTTTGCTTTTTTGTTTTCTTGTAGTGCAACACGTCATTTAAAAGAGGACGAATATTTATATACAGGGGGAAAGATTATCATAGAGAGTGATAGCTTAAGCAAGAGTCAGAAGTCGGAAATGGCAGATGGCTTGCAGGGCCTATTACGCCCTATTCCCAATTCGTCTTTTTTAGGAATGCATCCAAAGTTGTTTTTCTACAATTTAGGGGGTAACCCAGATAAGACTAATAAATTGAGACGATGGTTGAGAAACAAAATGG contains these protein-coding regions:
- a CDS encoding translocation/assembly module TamB domain-containing protein — its product is MGKLSIKIGKIIGWIFVSVLVLLLLVIVAIQVPYVQNKVKDVAITFVQDKIGTPVHLDRIEIAFPKKIVVKGLYLESQQKDTLLYTNYLGVDISLFKLISSTVDVSKVELDDFKANITRDSLGKFNFDYIIDAFASEDDKEEEESGSMKIEVGEINLSKVQLSFHDEYDGHHLKFGLNKFITRFKQFDLDEMKFALPKIAIDGVDVDYKKLPASLASIEKANEVVIAEASEDTPTALPTLNLGTITLSNSKVLFDDADNKMYAKLTLGEFLASFDGLDLVNQQIDINEIKLDDTTGVVRLLPNKEAKTAEKKEDTTTAEPAAEEVKTEEVPWKLGIKELALNKINVKYDDSNVKPVAFGLDPNHIEITDLNFKLKDFQFSSTNIVGNLERFSFNEQSGLKLDNFKTYFLYGEQTAFIKDFVLETPNTHIKSNIILNYVDVNKLVDDIANMSIDATIEDSHLGLQDVYLAMPTVFDEAGLKGMNNKTFTFDAKVKGVVDDLTIDKLMVTGLQSTVLNVQGGIKGLPVPEKTIVDLKINKVQTSAKDIMGVAPKGVVPDNIQIPAHMTLNGFVKGGMQAIQTQLALKTTAGNVDLKASLDQRRKGKEKYSLLADVKELQVGSLIKNDSIGNLTMRIQADGTSFEPTSANATAVIDVAKAEFNGYTYNNLKVDGAVENGKYKVTSVNNDPNLTFDLQADGVWTEQGISLNMLGDFKHIDLHKLHIEDKPAVFSAVVDAKMNNVMPDDLDGQLRLKDVNFISAERAYSLLPIELTATAKEAYREMNLTSQLIDFNIKGEYKLTELGDKIGKTIAHYFDSDGEVEKPAKEGEHKADNQHFTYTINVKDNPIIHKIVPELTDIKPIAFSGKYDADSNYISLTGNIPLLKYGDNEITNISVDVKPYYTALGYSFSVERIANASIGLRRLNLKGAVQDNKLAYDLNLKDSAGALCYVISGELAMDEKDMVMKLYPNGFMLDYAKWDVNPDNRFVIKPEGFYVKDFVLTQGKSALVIESEQEKVNSPLSIKFKEFSIETLTKMVKKDVLLASGFINGEVNLKDLTTDMRFVSDIDIRDLHAMEIAMGNLHVGVKNESASKFLADVVLEGGDNRIELDGWADADTKEMSLDIDLAKLQMDAFEYFAKEHISNAEGYFNGKLNVGGKFDDPRVLGALNFNNIGLHVNDLNADFKNINEKISFTNRGIELDKFSITDVDGNLLVIDGQILTKAYQDFKFNLLITALDFKAVNSTVKDNDMYYGTLVFDTRISIQGDLNKPVVTGGIEIGKKTDFTFVMPQEDPSIADREGIVEFVDQESLQVAEMKKYEDDFNNSALKGLDVSLAIKVDKDAAFTMVMDKSSGDKILLKGNADLVGGIDPSGKVTLAGRYEFSEGAYDLSFNMLKRRFEVEKGSYIIWAGDPTDATLNLTAIYETSTAPMDLLGGQLSGLSPTQQNMYKQRIPFQALLKMEGELLKPEISFDLRLKEGITSVSGDVINNTKTKLEQLRTNESEMNKQVFALLLLNRFIGENPFESSAGGMTAGAMARQSVSRLLSDQLNNLASNLISGVELNFNLESSEDFSSGNRENRTDLNVAVSKRLFSDRLKVTVGSSFEVEGNQRQNEQANNIAGDIELEYALSKDGRYLMRVYRKNRYEVALQGQIVETGVGFIITMSYEKFKELFENSRDKRQLKKRLRDEVKDEK